In Centroberyx gerrardi isolate f3 chromosome 11, fCenGer3.hap1.cur.20231027, whole genome shotgun sequence, the following are encoded in one genomic region:
- the fgf11b gene encoding fibroblast growth factor 13 isoform X3 — protein sequence MTQALAKNTSEPQLKGIVTRLYSQHGYYLQMQPDGTMDGTRDESSSFSQFNLIPVGLRIVAIQGAKTGLYLAMNSEGYLYTSEHFTPECKFKESVFENYYVTYSSMLYRQTQSGRSWYIGINRDGQVMKGNRVKKTKGAAHFLPKVIEVAMYKEPSLHELASEQSPPRKTVKTSDSPSLKNGRKEAPKADAS from the exons ATGACCCAAGCTCTTGCTAAAAATACCAGCG AGCCCCAGCTGAAAGGCATCGTTACCCGGCTGTACAGTCAACATGGATACTACCTGCAGATGCAGCCAGATGGCACCATGGACGGCACAAGGGACGAAAGCAGCTCcttct CACAGTTCAACTTGATTCCTGTGGGACTGCGTATTGTGGCAATCCAGGGGGCAAAGACAGGGCTGTACCTCGCCATGAATAGTGAAGGATACCTCTATACCTCT GAGCACTTCACTCCGGAGTGTAAGTTCAAGGAGAGTGTGTTTGAGAACTACTACGTGACATACTCCTCCATGCTCTATCGCCAGACCCAGTCAGGCCGCTCCTGGTATATCGGTATCAATCGTGATGGCCAGGTCATGAAGGGCAACCGGGTAAAGAAGACCAAAGGAGCCGCACACTTCCTGCCTAAAGTCATAGAGG TCGCCATGTATAAGGAGCCATCGCTACATGAGCTAGCCAGTGAGCAGAGTCCTCCTcggaagacagtgaagacatcAGACTCGCCGTCCTTAAAGAATGGAAGGAAAGAAGCTCCCAAGGCTGATGCCTCATAG
- the fgf11b gene encoding fibroblast growth factor 13 isoform X4 — protein sequence MQPDGTMDGTRDESSSFSQFNLIPVGLRIVAIQGAKTGLYLAMNSEGYLYTSEHFTPECKFKESVFENYYVTYSSMLYRQTQSGRSWYIGINRDGQVMKGNRVKKTKGAAHFLPKVIEVAMYKEPSLHELASEQSPPRKTVKTSDSPSLKNGRKEAPKADAS from the exons ATGCAGCCAGATGGCACCATGGACGGCACAAGGGACGAAAGCAGCTCcttct CACAGTTCAACTTGATTCCTGTGGGACTGCGTATTGTGGCAATCCAGGGGGCAAAGACAGGGCTGTACCTCGCCATGAATAGTGAAGGATACCTCTATACCTCT GAGCACTTCACTCCGGAGTGTAAGTTCAAGGAGAGTGTGTTTGAGAACTACTACGTGACATACTCCTCCATGCTCTATCGCCAGACCCAGTCAGGCCGCTCCTGGTATATCGGTATCAATCGTGATGGCCAGGTCATGAAGGGCAACCGGGTAAAGAAGACCAAAGGAGCCGCACACTTCCTGCCTAAAGTCATAGAGG TCGCCATGTATAAGGAGCCATCGCTACATGAGCTAGCCAGTGAGCAGAGTCCTCCTcggaagacagtgaagacatcAGACTCGCCGTCCTTAAAGAATGGAAGGAAAGAAGCTCCCAAGGCTGATGCCTCATAG